A stretch of Pseudorhodobacter turbinis DNA encodes these proteins:
- a CDS encoding hydroxymethylglutaryl-CoA lyase, translated as MSSVEIYEVGPRDGLQNEARLIPTAEKVALIDLLSRAGFRRIEVASFVSPKWVPQMADSAEVMAQITRAPGVIYGALTPNMKGYEAARTARADEVAIFASASEGFSKANLNATIAESLERFAPVAEAAKRDGIALRGYVSCVTDCPFDGPVAPAAVARVVAALRDMGCHEVSLGDTIGQGNPNTIDAMLAAVLEELPPDRLAGHYHDTNGRALENIGASLARGLRVFDAAVGGLGGCPYAPGAAGNVATESVAAYLAAEGYDCALDSGLLAQAATMARAMRGQGEQA; from the coding sequence ATGAGTTCTGTCGAGATCTATGAGGTTGGCCCGCGCGACGGTTTGCAAAACGAAGCACGGCTGATCCCGACCGCCGAAAAGGTCGCGCTGATTGATCTGTTGTCACGTGCAGGCTTTCGTCGGATAGAGGTGGCGAGTTTCGTATCCCCGAAATGGGTGCCGCAAATGGCCGATAGCGCCGAGGTGATGGCGCAGATCACCCGTGCGCCAGGGGTGATCTACGGCGCGCTGACCCCGAATATGAAGGGCTATGAGGCGGCTCGTACCGCGCGGGCGGATGAGGTGGCGATCTTTGCTTCTGCCTCGGAGGGGTTCTCTAAGGCCAATTTGAATGCGACCATCGCCGAAAGCCTTGAACGCTTTGCGCCCGTGGCTGAGGCTGCGAAACGGGACGGGATCGCCCTGCGCGGCTATGTTTCCTGTGTCACGGATTGCCCCTTTGACGGGCCGGTTGCCCCCGCTGCGGTGGCGCGGGTGGTGGCGGCCCTGCGCGATATGGGCTGCCATGAGGTCAGCCTTGGCGATACCATCGGCCAAGGCAACCCCAACACAATCGATGCCATGCTGGCGGCGGTGCTGGAGGAATTGCCGCCCGACCGGCTGGCGGGGCATTACCATGACACCAACGGGCGCGCGCTGGAAAATATCGGCGCGTCTTTGGCGCGTGGTTTGCGGGTGTTTGATGCGGCCGTGGGCGGGCTTGGTGGCTGCCCCTATGCGCCCGGTGCCGCAGGCAATGTCGCGACCGAGTCGGTGGCCGCCTATCTGGCCGCAGAGGGGTATGATTGCGCTTTGGATAGCGGGCTTTTGGCGCAGGCCGCAACAATGGCGCGCGCGATGCGCGGGCAGGGGGAACAGGCATGA
- a CDS encoding acetyl-CoA carboxylase biotin carboxylase subunit, which translates to MFDKILIANRGEIACRIMETAQKLGVSTVAVYSDADRHAKHVAQADEAVHIGGPAPRDSYLRGDAIIAAALDTGAQAIHPGYGFLSENPDFVDAVEAAGLVFIGPSAKAIRAMGLKDAAKKLMEAAGVPVVPGYLGENQDPAVLAAEADKISYPVLIKAVAGGGGKGMRKVDHPKGFADALASAKGEAATAFGNDAVLIEKYVEKPRHIEVQVFGDGTDAVHLFERDCSLQRRHQKVIEEAPAPDMPEDMRQAMGDAAVKAARAIGYKGAGTIEFIVDASDGLRADRFWFMEMNTRLQVEHPVTEAITGVDLVEWQLRVASGESLPLRQEDLTINGHAFEARLYAEDVPAGFLPATGRLDHLAFPPNARSDSGVRQGDSISPWYDPMIAKIIVHGPTRAVALSQLSRALGQTQVAGSVTNLAFLGALSRHAGFAKGDVDTGLIERDLEALVAAPAATGPIKALAALVAADLTGDALSGFTQWAPLRHSVALLYEGAQLDLTIEPLGPDTARVTLDGTAHLATRSAGLWRIDGAPLIPAQKTGATVTVFAPEAAFIFTPVDPLVRAAEGAGSGNATLSPMPGLVKSVFVTAGQAVTAGDKLCVLEAMKMEHTLTAARDGVVAEVLVVEGAQVEAGAALILLEEEA; encoded by the coding sequence ATGTTTGATAAAATCCTGATCGCCAATCGCGGCGAAATCGCCTGCCGCATCATGGAAACCGCGCAAAAGCTGGGGGTTTCCACGGTTGCGGTTTATTCCGATGCCGACCGGCATGCCAAACATGTGGCCCAGGCCGATGAGGCCGTGCATATCGGCGGGCCGGCCCCGCGCGACAGCTATCTGCGCGGCGATGCCATCATTGCCGCCGCCTTGGATACGGGCGCGCAGGCGATCCATCCGGGCTATGGGTTCCTGTCCGAAAACCCCGATTTCGTCGATGCGGTTGAGGCGGCTGGATTGGTCTTTATCGGCCCTTCGGCCAAGGCCATTCGCGCGATGGGCCTGAAGGATGCCGCCAAAAAGCTGATGGAGGCGGCGGGCGTTCCCGTGGTTCCTGGCTATTTGGGTGAAAATCAGGACCCTGCCGTTCTGGCGGCCGAGGCCGATAAAATCAGCTATCCCGTGTTGATCAAGGCCGTGGCGGGCGGCGGAGGCAAGGGGATGCGCAAGGTCGATCACCCCAAAGGGTTCGCCGATGCTCTTGCCAGCGCCAAGGGAGAGGCCGCAACCGCCTTTGGCAATGATGCCGTTCTGATTGAAAAATACGTCGAAAAGCCGCGCCATATTGAGGTGCAAGTCTTTGGCGATGGCACCGATGCGGTGCATTTGTTCGAACGCGACTGCTCACTCCAACGTCGCCACCAGAAGGTGATTGAGGAGGCACCGGCCCCCGATATGCCCGAGGATATGCGCCAAGCGATGGGCGATGCGGCGGTCAAGGCGGCGCGCGCGATCGGCTATAAAGGGGCCGGCACGATTGAATTTATCGTGGACGCCAGCGACGGTCTGCGCGCCGATCGTTTCTGGTTCATGGAGATGAATACACGTCTGCAGGTTGAGCATCCCGTGACCGAGGCCATCACCGGCGTCGATCTGGTGGAATGGCAACTGCGCGTGGCCAGCGGCGAGAGCCTGCCCCTGCGCCAAGAGGATCTGACCATCAACGGCCATGCCTTTGAGGCCCGCCTTTATGCCGAGGATGTGCCCGCAGGGTTTTTGCCCGCAACAGGCAGGCTTGACCATCTGGCCTTTCCGCCCAATGCCCGCAGCGATAGCGGCGTGCGCCAAGGCGACAGCATCAGCCCGTGGTATGACCCGATGATCGCCAAGATCATCGTCCACGGCCCGACCCGCGCCGTGGCCTTGTCACAGCTTTCACGAGCCTTGGGCCAGACGCAGGTTGCGGGCTCTGTCACCAACCTTGCCTTTCTGGGGGCCTTGTCGCGCCATGCGGGCTTTGCCAAGGGCGATGTCGATACCGGCCTGATTGAGCGTGATCTGGAGGCGCTGGTTGCCGCCCCCGCCGCGACTGGTCCTATCAAGGCGCTGGCGGCTTTGGTTGCCGCTGATCTGACGGGGGATGCGCTTTCGGGCTTTACCCAATGGGCGCCTTTGCGCCACAGCGTGGCGTTGCTGTATGAGGGCGCGCAGCTCGATCTGACCATTGAGCCGCTTGGCCCCGATACCGCCCGTGTCACGCTGGACGGCACCGCACATTTGGCCACGCGCAGCGCGGGCCTGTGGCGGATCGACGGCGCGCCTTTGATCCCAGCACAGAAAACAGGTGCTACCGTAACGGTATTCGCCCCCGAGGCTGCCTTTATCTTTACGCCGGTTGATCCTTTGGTGCGGGCTGCGGAGGGCGCGGGTTCGGGCAATGCGACCTTGTCACCGATGCCGGGCTTGGTGAAGTCGGTCTTTGTGACCGCAGGTCAAGCGGTGACAGCCGGCGACAAGCTTTGCGTGTTGGAGGCGATGAAGATGGAACACACCCTGACTGCCGCGCGTGATGGTGTTGTGGCCGAGGTTCTGGTCGTCGAGGGCGCGCAGGTTGAGGCCGGCGCTGCGTTGATCTTGCTGGAGGAGGAGGCATGA
- a CDS encoding crotonase/enoyl-CoA hydratase family protein translates to MTYHTIRIETDTRGVATLTLARPEKRNALSALMIAELTEAAGVLAADSAVRVVVLAAEGDSFCAGGDLAWMQEQMGADGPTRAAEARKLAMMLAALDSLPKPLIGRVHGQAYGGGVGMMSVCDVAIGASGARFGLTETRLGLIPATIGPYVVARMGAAKARRVFASARLFDAQEAVQLDLLARVVAPEDLDAAVEAEVKPYLSCAPGAVAEAKALIATLSPTTGTEQIEASIAALVTRWESPESAEGVAAFFAKEKPGWVG, encoded by the coding sequence ATGACATATCATACCATTCGCATTGAAACCGACACGCGGGGTGTGGCCACGCTGACACTGGCGCGCCCTGAAAAGCGCAATGCTCTTTCGGCGCTGATGATCGCCGAGCTGACCGAGGCGGCGGGCGTTCTGGCGGCCGATAGCGCCGTGCGCGTGGTGGTTCTTGCGGCCGAGGGCGACAGCTTTTGCGCCGGGGGCGATTTAGCGTGGATGCAAGAGCAGATGGGGGCCGATGGCCCGACCCGCGCCGCCGAGGCGCGCAAGCTGGCGATGATGCTGGCCGCTCTCGACAGCCTGCCCAAACCCCTGATCGGGCGTGTTCACGGGCAGGCCTATGGCGGAGGCGTGGGGATGATGTCGGTCTGTGATGTGGCCATCGGCGCCTCGGGGGCGCGTTTCGGCCTGACGGAGACCCGTCTGGGCCTGATCCCCGCGACCATCGGCCCTTATGTCGTGGCGCGGATGGGTGCGGCCAAGGCGCGCAGGGTCTTTGCCTCGGCCCGCCTGTTTGACGCACAAGAGGCGGTACAGCTTGATCTTCTGGCGCGGGTGGTCGCCCCCGAAGATCTGGACGCCGCGGTTGAGGCAGAGGTGAAGCCCTATCTGTCATGCGCCCCCGGTGCGGTGGCTGAGGCCAAGGCGCTTATCGCCACGCTTTCGCCCACAACAGGCACCGAGCAGATCGAGGCCAGCATCGCCGCCCTCGTCACCCGCTGGGAAAGCCCCGAAAGCGCCGAGGGGGTTGCGGCCTTCTTTGCC